Part of the Natrialbaceae archaeon AArc-T1-2 genome, AAAGACCGCAGACGTGCCAACAGCGCCCCGTCCTCGGCAGAATGAGTCGGGGTCCTGTGGAGCTGGAAGCTATAGCGTTTCGAGCCGGACCACTCGACGGTCGTCGACACGATCAGCAACGGCGACGGTAATCTCGCGTTTCTCGCTCGAGGGCTGCTCGCTCATGTCGAACCATCCCGCGCGGCACCGCAGACACACCGACTACCCGCTTTCGAGCACTCGAAACAAAGCTGGTTGTACGGGTGATCCGGGTCACGGTCGACCGCGTACCCCGTGTGACCGTTCTCGAGGTTGACGACGTAGCCGGTCGTCACGGCTGCTCACCCTCGTCAGTGACCGCCGCGCGCGAACGTTCGAGGGTACTCCTCGAGTGGGTCGGGATGGGTAACCGATAGACCGGCGGCACTTCCCTTCGCAATTCGCTCGAGCGTATCGCACTCGGGACAGCGGTGGGCGACGTCGTTATCGTCTCTCTGCGACCGCCGGAACTCGGGCGTGACGTGCGAGCCACAGCAGCGACAGCACCGCGGGTCACGATCGACCTCGAGGCGCATCATGGCTGACACACCCCGTCGTCTTTCGCGGGACACTCCTGGCCGACTTCCTCGATTGCGAACCCACAGAATCGACACATGTGGACCGCTGGCGGGAGGTCCTCGGCATCGGAACTCACGCAGACCACCCCTGCTTAAACACGGGTGTTTAGTCCACCTATCGCCAAAGAGAATTTTGAGACGACAGAGTACTCTCCCTGTCGTAATTTTCATCCGGCAAAACGTTGAATGGGACCGCCGAGAGTCGAACTCGGGTCCTACGGACCCCATCCGCAGAGGATACCACTACCCCACGGTCCCGCACGTGAAACGACGAGTGTCTTCCGTTTAAGGGTGTCGCTTCACCGGTGGGCTGTCACTCGGTCTCGAGCGTTGGCAACCATAACAAAATTAGTATACGATCACTTCGTGAGCGAACCCTATGAACCGGCGGACGTACCTCTCGCTGGCGAGTGGAATCGGGACGGCACTCTGGGCCGGCTGTCTCGACGTGGCCGGACTGAACGACGAAAACGGCGAGACGGCCGATCCTTCGAACGAGGACGACGGTTCATCCGGATCCGGGTCCGGCGACTCGGCCGACGACCGACCGTACGCTGACGTGTCGCCGGAAGACCTCCTGCTGACGCCGGCGGACCTTCCCGAATCGGAGTGGACGACCTTCAACGAGGAAACGACCGACGGGGGCGAGGTCAACAGACGCGATTACCACTTCGAGTACGAGGTGGTAGCTGGTCCTGACGTACTCTGTGAGGTTCGCTCCGGCGTCTACCGTCAGGGCGAGTTCGGCGTCGTCGCGGGAATCGACGTCGGGACGATCGGATCGTACGACGAGTTCGTGACCACGTTCGAACGCGAACGCGAACTCGTCGAGGACGGGGAGATGTACGCTGTCAGTCGAGGGCTGGACGTCGCGGACAGTGGCTTCGCGATGGTCCTCGAGGAGACGACGGTTCGAGCCGACTTCCGTGCCGGAAACACTTGGGGAAAAGTTATGGTTTCGCTCGCGAGCGGTCGAGAAGAGCACGCACCGCTGGCGCCGTCACTCGATCAGGTCGAGACGCTCGTCGCCGAGAAGTACGACGGTTGGCACTAACTGGCAGCCAGACGGCTGACATCGCCCCCGTCCGCCCAAACGAGTCCATGCCAGTCGCGATCGACCGGCTCGGAGACCGTGGGAACTGTCACCGGCTTCGCTTGAGACGAATCGCTGTAACTGGTTACCGGGGCAACCGCCAGACGTGTCACGGTTGTCCCGGAACGGACTGACAGCAGTCAGTATGAGAGAGTTCGGAAAGTCCAAGACCGATCCCGCCGTACGACGGGACGGATCCGTTCGGTGACCGACTCGAGTAGCTCCCGTAGCGTCGTTCTCGCCGTCGTCGCGAGCACGTTCTTCGTCGGCTTCGGCGGCGGTGTGGTGTTTCCGATTCTGCCGAACCTCGAGGCGGCACTCGGCATCTCGGCGGTTATGGTCGGGCTCATCTTGAGCGCGAACCGGTTCGTCCGACTGGTGAGCAACGCGCCGGCGGGAGCACTCGTCGACCGCGTCGGGACGCGAACGCCGTTCGTCGCCGGACTCGCGATCGAGGGCGTCGCGACCTTTGGCTACGTAATTGCGCTTCACTCCGGCGCGCCGGAAGCGTGGTTTCTCCTCGCGCGGGTTCTCTGGGGAGTGGGTAGCGCGCTCGTATTCGCGACCGCGTACACGATCACGGCAGACGTCAGCGAGGCCGACTCGCGGGGGGCGAGCATGGGCATCGTCCGGGCCGGCATCACCTTCGGCTTCCCGGCTGGGCTCGTCCTCGGAGGTGTCGTCAGCGACCTCTACGGCAACTCAGAGGCGTTCGTGCTGGCCGCCGCCTTCGCCGCGTTCGCGAGCGTCATCGCCTACCTGATCGTTCCGGAGACACACGTCGAGAACCCGAAGGGCTCGGTCAAACCCTGGGACGTCGAGACGACCGTCCCCGCACTCACCGTTGGCCTCGTCAACTTCGGGCTCTACTTCGCGTACATCGGCGTGTTGTTCTCGACGCTCGTCCTCCTGCTCGGAGCCCGCGAGGTCGCCGTCTTCGGGCTCGACGCCCAGGGTACCTCCGGTATGTTGATGGCCGTAACCGTGCTCGCAGGCGCGACGTTTACGATCGGCGGCGGCGTCTTGAGCGATACGGTCGGCGCGCGCGTTCCGGTGTTGATCGTCTTCCTCCTGACGACGTGTGTCGGCTTCGCCGTCCTCGCGTTCGCCTCCTCGCTCGAGGTGCTCGTGCTCGCCTGTCTCCTGATCGGCGCAGGCCAGGGCGGCGTCGGCGGTCCGCTCACCGCCTTGCTCGCCGATCTCACGCCCGACGAGCGGATGGGCCGCGCCGTGGGGACGAACAACGTCCTGGGTGACGTCGGCGGCGGGCTCGGGCCGCTCGTCTCGCTGCCGCTCGTCAGAACCGTCGGCTTCGAGGCCGTCTACGCCGCGAGTGCGATCGTTCCGGCGCTCGCCGGCGTGATCCTCCTCGCCGGCATCTACCGTCACACGGGACGGATCAACCCGACGGTTGCGGAGTCGGCCGATCCCTCGTAACCCCCTTAAGCGGCGACCAACTACCTCGAAGCATGCATCCGCCGGGAGCCGACGTCGTGCTCGTTCGCCACGGCGACGTGAACGTAAAGAGCACGCAGGTCAAGCGGTACATGGTTGGGCTGCTCGTCGAGCACCTCGAGGCCCTGCTCGCGGACCGGTCGGTTCCCGGCGAGGTCGACCGGCGCTGGAACCGGCTGCTCGTCCACACCGACGAGGCGTCGGTCGCCGAGGCGGCGGCGACGGCCGCCGACGCGTTCGGCGTCGTCTCGGCCAGTCCGGCACGGGCCGTCACGCCCGAACGGGAAGCCATCTACGAGGCCCTCGCCGAGACCGCCCGCGAGTGTTACGACGGCGGCTCCTTCGCCGTCGACGCCCGCCGGGCCGACAAGGACCTGCCGTTTACGAGCGAGGACCTCGCTCGCGAGGGCGGCGACGAAATCTGGGCCGCCGTCGAGGACGAGTTCGAGCCCGAGGTCGACCTCGAGGATCCAGACCTCACCTTCGGCGTCGAAGTCCGCGAGGACGCCGCCTACGTCTACCTCGAGGAACTCGACGGGCCCGGCGGGCTCCCGCTTGGCTCGCAGG contains:
- a CDS encoding DUF7563 family protein; the encoded protein is MMRLEVDRDPRCCRCCGSHVTPEFRRSQRDDNDVAHRCPECDTLERIAKGSAAGLSVTHPDPLEEYPRTFARGGH
- a CDS encoding MFS transporter — encoded protein: MTDSSSSRSVVLAVVASTFFVGFGGGVVFPILPNLEAALGISAVMVGLILSANRFVRLVSNAPAGALVDRVGTRTPFVAGLAIEGVATFGYVIALHSGAPEAWFLLARVLWGVGSALVFATAYTITADVSEADSRGASMGIVRAGITFGFPAGLVLGGVVSDLYGNSEAFVLAAAFAAFASVIAYLIVPETHVENPKGSVKPWDVETTVPALTVGLVNFGLYFAYIGVLFSTLVLLLGAREVAVFGLDAQGTSGMLMAVTVLAGATFTIGGGVLSDTVGARVPVLIVFLLTTCVGFAVLAFASSLEVLVLACLLIGAGQGGVGGPLTALLADLTPDERMGRAVGTNNVLGDVGGGLGPLVSLPLVRTVGFEAVYAASAIVPALAGVILLAGIYRHTGRINPTVAESADPS